The Nitrospira sp. genome has a window encoding:
- the dnaX gene encoding DNA polymerase III subunit gamma/tau: MDYLVSARKYRPGTFDDVIGQPHVVQTLMNAVSTKRIAHAYLFSGTRGVGKTTVARILAKALNCEQGPTSRPCDTCENCREIAQGSSVDVIEIDGASNTSVDDVREIRENIKFTPFRGQFRVYIIDEVHMLSNSAFNALLKTLEEPPAHVVFVFATTEIHKIPATILSRCQHYNFRRIPRAEIIERLRHVAAQDELTLEDRSFVALARASEGSMRDALSLLDQVVAYGGKTIRHSELEVILGAVPQEMVQNLVGAIFAQDSPAALTSLAQLLDQGHDLRAFCADVVERLRNLLVAAVVSGTTELRSLIETAEDDLNQLSVEAKSLTPEQIQELLAIFIQAEDSLRFSSHPRFVVETAAIRATRLFRQRDSHTGQPVQAAPPPSTQKHPITSDARKTISPAAAPPSRRQDMPVGTKLASHPHSASKPGQADGPALSEVVPKPAADTVAGTSAAMPTVPVGPHPTLHWESVQEEVNASFPNMAPFLEAGRFVGMEGGFVTIGFPKQATLARARLEKEENLLVLAQLCEQQVGHPVRVRIIELNEAHPPGPTMAQIRAAKEQEQRTVLFERAKANPTVKQALEIFGVELAEVRTIAQQEASE; encoded by the coding sequence TTGGATTATCTAGTTTCCGCTCGAAAATATCGGCCCGGCACGTTTGATGATGTGATCGGTCAGCCGCATGTCGTTCAAACACTGATGAACGCCGTCTCGACGAAGCGAATCGCGCATGCCTATCTATTTTCAGGTACCCGCGGCGTGGGAAAGACGACCGTCGCTCGAATCCTCGCAAAAGCGCTCAACTGTGAACAAGGACCAACGAGCCGCCCGTGTGACACGTGTGAGAATTGCCGCGAAATTGCACAGGGTAGCTCGGTCGACGTCATCGAGATTGACGGCGCATCCAATACCAGTGTGGACGATGTCCGGGAAATTCGTGAAAACATCAAGTTCACACCGTTTCGTGGACAGTTTCGTGTCTATATCATCGATGAAGTTCACATGCTCTCTAACTCGGCATTTAATGCCCTCTTAAAGACGCTTGAAGAACCCCCAGCGCATGTCGTCTTCGTGTTTGCCACCACGGAAATTCACAAGATCCCCGCGACGATTCTCTCACGGTGCCAGCATTACAATTTTCGGCGCATCCCGAGGGCCGAGATCATCGAGCGACTGCGACATGTCGCGGCTCAAGATGAGTTGACCCTTGAGGACCGAAGTTTCGTGGCGCTGGCTCGAGCCAGCGAAGGAAGCATGCGTGATGCCCTGAGTCTTCTTGATCAGGTAGTCGCCTATGGTGGCAAGACCATCCGCCATTCCGAACTTGAAGTAATCTTGGGAGCCGTGCCCCAAGAGATGGTCCAGAACCTCGTGGGAGCGATTTTCGCCCAAGATAGCCCAGCTGCACTGACCAGCCTTGCCCAGTTGCTTGATCAAGGACATGACTTGCGGGCATTTTGCGCAGACGTGGTCGAACGTCTCCGCAATTTGCTTGTGGCCGCAGTCGTTTCCGGTACAACCGAATTACGCAGTTTGATTGAAACTGCGGAAGACGACCTGAACCAGCTTTCGGTAGAAGCGAAATCGTTGACGCCTGAACAAATCCAGGAACTATTGGCAATCTTCATTCAGGCTGAGGATTCGCTCCGATTCAGCTCTCACCCTCGTTTCGTGGTAGAAACTGCCGCCATCCGAGCCACACGATTGTTCCGCCAACGCGACAGCCACACGGGCCAGCCTGTCCAGGCCGCACCGCCTCCTTCAACCCAAAAGCATCCCATTACCTCAGACGCGCGTAAAACCATTTCACCAGCTGCAGCTCCCCCTTCTCGGCGTCAGGATATGCCTGTCGGCACAAAGCTAGCCTCTCACCCTCATTCCGCTTCTAAACCGGGGCAGGCTGACGGACCAGCTCTTTCAGAGGTTGTCCCTAAACCTGCGGCTGATACGGTGGCAGGGACTTCAGCAGCCATGCCGACTGTACCTGTCGGCCCACACCCAACATTACACTGGGAATCGGTCCAAGAAGAGGTCAATGCTTCATTTCCAAATATGGCACCATTCCTCGAGGCTGGTCGGTTTGTCGGGATGGAAGGCGGCTTCGTGACTATCGGATTTCCAAAGCAGGCGACTCTGGCTAGAGCCAGATTGGAGAAGGAAGAAAACCTCCTTGTACTAGCGCAGTTATGTGAACAGCAAGTGGGGCATCCGGTCCGTGTTCGCATCATCGAGCTGAACGAGGCTCATCCCCCAGGGCCAACTATGGCCCAAATTCGAGCCGCTAAGGAACAAGAGCAGCGAACGGTGTTGTTCGAACGCGCAAAAGCGAATCCAACGGTGAAACAGGCACTCGAGATCTTCGGCGTTGAGTTAGCCGAGGTTCGTACCATAGCCCAACAGGAGGCAAGCGAATGA